The following coding sequences lie in one Elusimicrobiota bacterium genomic window:
- a CDS encoding HAMP domain-containing histidine kinase has product MSAHERLAELKDRLDAKTRLMQDVAHELKNPLSVIHGYASYVTKEKVSPEEIQKALRAVLSNAERLIGLVDHLQEAVRLESDGFSVESHPIEGATLLQEAVESVELEAARRGVRLHWRSPVGDSLLVNADPRRVLQVLGNLLSNALKFTPAGGTVDCTAQRDGQFVRFSVIDTGPGIPADELPMLFDRFYQTAGNVQKRKGLGLGLSICKGLVTAHGGRIWVESLPGVGSAFNFTLPAVLTSTSAAR; this is encoded by the coding sequence ATGAGCGCCCACGAACGCCTCGCCGAGCTCAAGGACCGCCTCGACGCCAAGACGCGCCTCATGCAGGATGTGGCGCACGAGTTGAAGAACCCCCTCTCGGTCATCCACGGCTACGCGTCCTACGTCACGAAGGAGAAGGTCAGCCCCGAGGAGATCCAGAAGGCCCTCAGGGCCGTGCTCTCCAACGCCGAGCGCCTGATCGGCCTCGTCGACCATCTGCAGGAGGCCGTGCGCCTGGAGTCCGACGGGTTCTCCGTGGAGAGCCATCCCATCGAGGGCGCGACCTTGCTTCAGGAGGCCGTCGAGTCCGTCGAGCTCGAGGCCGCCCGCCGCGGCGTCCGCCTGCACTGGCGCAGCCCCGTCGGCGACTCCCTGCTCGTGAACGCCGACCCGCGCCGCGTGCTGCAGGTGCTGGGGAACCTCCTGAGCAACGCCCTGAAGTTCACTCCCGCGGGCGGGACCGTCGACTGCACCGCCCAGCGCGACGGACAGTTCGTGCGCTTCAGCGTCATCGACACCGGCCCCGGCATCCCCGCCGACGAGCTGCCGATGCTCTTCGACCGGTTCTATCAGACCGCCGGCAACGTCCAGAAGCGCAAGGGCCTCGGGCTCGGCCTGTCCATCTGCAAGGGCCTCGTCACGGCGCACGGCGGCCGCATCTGGGTGGAGAGCCTCCCCGGCGTGGGTTCGGCGTTCAACTTCACCTTGCCCGCCGTCTTGACTTCGACCTCCGCCGCGCGGTAG
- the efp gene encoding elongation factor P, which yields MIDTSQFKNGLVFEDDGQIVQIIHFQHHRKSQSAAVYRATLRVLETNAVLERSYASGTKFREVPVTKREKTYSYDEGSSAVFMDNETYEQIHYPKELLGEQVKFLRENMEVLAVYVDDKLTGIELPANVVLTVVSTVPGVKGDSVSNMVKPCTLDTGLEINVPLFVKEGDKIRVDTRTTSYVERVKE from the coding sequence ATGATCGACACCTCGCAATTCAAGAACGGCCTCGTCTTCGAGGACGACGGCCAGATCGTCCAGATCATCCACTTCCAGCACCACCGCAAGTCCCAGTCCGCCGCCGTCTACCGCGCGACCTTGCGCGTGCTCGAGACGAACGCCGTGCTCGAGCGCTCCTACGCGTCCGGCACCAAGTTCCGCGAGGTCCCCGTCACCAAGCGAGAGAAGACCTACAGCTACGACGAGGGCAGCAGCGCGGTGTTCATGGACAACGAGACCTACGAGCAGATCCACTACCCGAAGGAGCTTCTGGGCGAGCAGGTCAAATTCCTCAGAGAGAACATGGAGGTCCTCGCCGTCTACGTCGACGACAAGCTCACCGGCATCGAGCTTCCCGCCAACGTGGTCCTCACCGTGGTCTCCACCGTCCCCGGAGTGAAGGGCGACTCCGTCTCCAACATGGTCAAGCCCTGCACCCTCGACACCGGCCTCGAGATCAACGTGCCCCTGTTCGTCAAGGAAGGCGACAAGATCCGCGTCGACACCCGCACGACCTCGTACGTGGAGCGCGTCAAGGAGTGA
- a CDS encoding HAD-IA family hydrolase, whose translation MIKGVIFDIDNTLTDFMKMKRSAVDAAVEGMMDAGLPGAKEDLVKEFFDHYWKEGIEDQKIFDKILKAKLGHIDYKILASGILAYRRSKNGTMTLYPRVNQALIELMKMGIKLTVISDAPKMEVWLRIVSLGLHHYFDEIITSEDFGVKKPDPKPFRKALEVLGTKGEETLMVGDWPDRDVKGAKGAGIRTCWAKYGDTFGTKESGAEFDVDDIYEVVGIIRKENGVAA comes from the coding sequence ATGATAAAGGGCGTCATCTTCGACATCGACAACACGCTCACCGACTTCATGAAGATGAAGCGGTCGGCGGTGGACGCCGCCGTCGAGGGGATGATGGACGCGGGCCTGCCGGGCGCGAAGGAAGACCTGGTCAAGGAGTTCTTCGACCATTACTGGAAGGAAGGCATCGAGGACCAGAAGATCTTCGACAAGATCCTGAAGGCCAAGCTCGGCCACATCGACTATAAGATCCTCGCCAGCGGCATCCTGGCCTACCGGCGGTCCAAGAACGGGACGATGACCTTGTACCCGCGCGTCAACCAGGCCCTGATCGAGCTGATGAAGATGGGCATCAAGCTCACCGTGATCTCCGACGCGCCGAAGATGGAGGTGTGGCTGCGCATCGTCAGCCTCGGCCTGCACCATTACTTCGACGAGATCATCACCTCCGAGGACTTCGGCGTCAAGAAGCCCGACCCCAAGCCTTTCCGCAAGGCGCTCGAGGTGCTGGGCACGAAGGGCGAGGAGACCCTGATGGTCGGCGACTGGCCCGACCGGGACGTCAAGGGCGCCAAGGGCGCCGGCATCCGCACCTGCTGGGCCAAGTACGGCGACACCTTCGGGACGAAGGAGTCCGGCGCGGAGTTCGACGTCGACGACATCTACGAGGTCGTCGGCATCATCCGCAAGGAGAACGGCGTTGCGGCTTAG
- a CDS encoding S8 family serine peptidase, with the protein MRLSRVAAVVCSALLILPSPAAAFRIERLAATAGTAPAGAAGGSGGYNVIGEQVLVNFSTVATSVQRAAVLSMAGGLSMEAVSTPGWFLITLSSGASVAPALAALAGMPGVTQVAPNRAIPLAAYPSDPLVASQYALSNVGAFAAWDYDTGSKGPVTIAIIDTGIDGTHSDLSGKLVNSGAIQSQYFPVAGGQAANHPPTTSCNHGTQVASVAAASTNNGVGVAGASWGARLISLKVFDPGCATSSDLAISNAINYAANTLQNHAAIGKLVVNLSVGGPGGCNATGPLTNAALANLVTTRQVPVAISAGNNGVQQCTDGGNQGVMAPANCAGVSAGAGIIPVGATDSMNNVASFSCRGAELAAHGVSAPGVGVVVDSDGGGTTTNSGTSFSAPLVAGLMALMLSTNQTLTPAQIEAYLRAGAYSVGGQSFGPQGTAAGAGLVNMFNTMRLTTNGTLAGFDGESKPIAFPNPFKPSESGAVSFALPPSLQGTRIGIKIYTLDGIFVREVNGLSWNGKNTEGSAVASGTYVFVVTTSAGTGRGRLSVLR; encoded by the coding sequence TTGCGGCTTAGCCGAGTCGCCGCCGTCGTTTGCTCGGCTCTTCTCATCCTACCTAGCCCGGCGGCGGCGTTCCGCATCGAGCGCCTGGCCGCCACGGCCGGTACCGCTCCGGCGGGCGCGGCGGGAGGCTCAGGCGGATATAACGTCATCGGCGAGCAGGTGCTCGTCAATTTTTCGACGGTTGCGACGAGTGTTCAGCGTGCGGCCGTCCTGTCCATGGCCGGCGGACTATCGATGGAGGCCGTGTCGACGCCCGGTTGGTTCTTGATCACGCTCTCTTCCGGCGCCAGCGTCGCTCCCGCCCTGGCCGCGCTCGCGGGAATGCCGGGCGTGACTCAGGTCGCCCCTAATCGCGCGATCCCGCTCGCCGCGTATCCGAGCGACCCGCTCGTCGCCTCCCAATACGCGCTTTCGAACGTCGGCGCCTTCGCGGCTTGGGACTACGACACCGGATCGAAGGGGCCCGTAACGATCGCGATCATCGACACCGGCATCGACGGCACGCATTCGGACCTGAGCGGCAAGCTCGTCAATTCCGGGGCGATCCAAAGCCAGTATTTCCCGGTCGCCGGCGGCCAGGCCGCGAATCATCCACCGACGACCTCTTGCAATCACGGCACCCAAGTCGCAAGCGTTGCCGCCGCGTCGACGAATAATGGGGTCGGCGTCGCGGGTGCTTCGTGGGGCGCCCGCCTGATCTCTCTGAAGGTATTCGATCCGGGTTGCGCGACCTCGTCCGATCTCGCCATCTCCAACGCGATCAACTACGCCGCGAACACGCTGCAAAACCACGCGGCTATCGGCAAGCTCGTCGTCAATCTCAGTGTCGGCGGTCCCGGCGGCTGCAACGCGACGGGTCCTCTGACGAACGCCGCGCTCGCCAACCTCGTGACGACGCGGCAGGTTCCCGTCGCGATCTCAGCGGGCAACAACGGCGTTCAACAGTGCACGGACGGCGGCAACCAAGGGGTGATGGCCCCGGCAAACTGCGCCGGCGTTTCGGCGGGCGCGGGCATCATCCCGGTCGGCGCGACGGATTCGATGAACAACGTCGCCTCATTCTCTTGCCGAGGCGCCGAGCTCGCCGCGCACGGAGTCTCCGCCCCGGGCGTAGGCGTCGTCGTGGACTCCGACGGCGGCGGCACGACGACGAATTCCGGCACCTCTTTTTCCGCGCCTCTCGTCGCCGGACTTATGGCGTTGATGCTGTCGACGAACCAGACGCTGACCCCTGCCCAGATAGAAGCGTACCTTCGCGCGGGCGCTTACAGCGTCGGCGGCCAGTCCTTCGGCCCGCAGGGAACTGCCGCGGGTGCGGGTCTCGTGAACATGTTCAACACTATGCGGCTCACGACGAACGGCACTCTGGCCGGTTTCGACGGAGAATCGAAGCCGATTGCCTTCCCCAACCCGTTCAAGCCATCCGAGAGCGGTGCAGTGTCTTTTGCTCTCCCGCCCAGCCTGCAGGGCACGCGCATCGGCATCAAGATCTACACCCTCGACGGGATCTTCGTGCGCGAGGTCAACGGCCTGTCCTGGAACGGCAAGAACACCGAAGGGAGCGCGGTCGCCAGCGGCACCTACGTCTTCGTCGTGACGACCTCCGCCGGCACCGGCCGCGGCCGCCTCTCCGTCCTGCGCTGA
- a CDS encoding DUF192 domain-containing protein, whose protein sequence is MIAFNRTRAQPVAARVLKADDPASRSKGLLGRESMAADEGLWIVPCPMIHTFFMKFPIDVLFLDADLTVRRVMEDLRPWRLSPWVLSARSVLELKGGVLKGSVRVGDRIEMRPA, encoded by the coding sequence TTGATAGCTTTTAACCGGACGCGGGCCCAACCGGTCGCGGCCCGCGTGCTCAAGGCGGACGACCCCGCTTCGCGCAGCAAGGGTCTCCTCGGCCGGGAGTCCATGGCGGCGGACGAGGGGCTCTGGATCGTGCCGTGCCCGATGATTCACACGTTCTTCATGAAGTTCCCGATCGACGTCCTCTTCCTCGACGCGGACCTCACGGTCCGGCGCGTGATGGAGGACCTGCGCCCGTGGCGGCTGTCGCCGTGGGTGCTGTCGGCGCGCAGCGTGCTCGAGCTCAAGGGCGGCGTCCTCAAAGGCTCGGTGAGGGTCGGGGATCGCATCGAGATGAGGCCCGCATGA
- a CDS encoding methylmalonyl-CoA mutase: MSDAAAEKKPEFPTPSGIEMKRYYGADTVKPGDLGHAGEYPFTRGIQKTMYRGRLWTMRQYAGFGTAKQTNERFRWLLEQGQTGLSTAFDLPTQIGLDADDPKAKGEVGRVGVHVGTIDDMEQLFDRIPLDQVSTSLTINATASVLLAFYVATAKKRGISLKDLKGTLQNDILKEFIARGTYVFPVAPSLRLCADTMEWSFKNTPQFHPISISGYHIREAGSDAVQEVAFTFANARVYIESLLARGIKIDEMGPKLAFFFGCHNHFLEEIAKFRAARRVWARLMKEKLGAADPKSQSLRFHVQTCGSTLTSQQPLNNAMRVAWQAMAAVLGGAQSLHTNSYDEALSLPSEESASLALRTQQILAHETGVTDTVDPVAGSWAIESLTGEIDARVSAKLGEIEAQGGMLKLIEGEVPQREIQEASYRWQRDVEEGRRKIVGVNTLQVSEKDSTSAKRLKVSPKLEADQVKRLQAFRKSRDSKASAAALDRLEKAARTPDQNLFPHILHAVESRATIGEIFGTLRSVFGEHHGG; encoded by the coding sequence ATGAGCGACGCGGCCGCCGAGAAGAAGCCCGAATTCCCGACGCCGTCCGGCATCGAGATGAAGCGCTATTACGGCGCCGACACGGTCAAGCCCGGCGACCTGGGCCATGCCGGCGAATATCCGTTCACGCGCGGCATCCAGAAGACGATGTACCGCGGCCGCCTCTGGACGATGCGCCAGTACGCCGGCTTCGGCACCGCCAAGCAGACCAACGAGCGCTTCCGCTGGCTCCTCGAGCAGGGCCAGACCGGCCTGTCCACCGCTTTCGACCTGCCCACCCAGATCGGCCTCGACGCCGACGACCCGAAGGCCAAGGGCGAGGTCGGCCGCGTCGGCGTGCACGTCGGCACGATCGACGACATGGAGCAGCTGTTCGACCGGATCCCGCTCGATCAGGTCTCGACCTCGCTGACGATCAACGCGACCGCGTCGGTGCTGCTCGCGTTCTACGTCGCGACGGCGAAGAAGCGCGGCATCTCCCTGAAGGACCTGAAGGGCACTTTGCAGAACGACATCTTGAAGGAGTTCATCGCGCGGGGAACCTACGTCTTCCCGGTCGCGCCGAGCCTGCGCCTGTGCGCGGACACGATGGAATGGTCGTTCAAGAACACTCCGCAGTTCCATCCGATCTCGATCTCCGGCTACCACATCCGCGAGGCCGGCTCCGACGCGGTCCAGGAGGTTGCCTTCACCTTCGCCAACGCGCGCGTGTACATCGAGAGCCTGCTCGCGCGCGGCATCAAGATCGACGAGATGGGGCCGAAGCTCGCTTTTTTCTTCGGCTGCCACAACCACTTCCTTGAGGAGATCGCCAAGTTCCGCGCCGCCCGCCGCGTCTGGGCGCGCCTGATGAAGGAAAAGCTGGGCGCGGCCGACCCGAAATCCCAGTCCCTGCGCTTCCACGTGCAGACCTGCGGCTCCACGCTCACGAGCCAGCAGCCGCTCAACAACGCGATGCGCGTGGCTTGGCAGGCGATGGCCGCGGTCCTGGGCGGGGCGCAGAGCCTGCACACGAACTCCTACGACGAGGCGCTGTCGCTGCCGTCCGAGGAGAGCGCGTCGCTCGCGCTGCGCACCCAGCAGATCCTGGCCCACGAGACGGGCGTGACCGACACCGTCGACCCCGTGGCCGGCTCCTGGGCGATCGAGTCGCTGACCGGCGAGATCGACGCCCGCGTCTCCGCCAAGCTCGGGGAGATCGAGGCGCAGGGCGGCATGCTCAAGCTCATCGAGGGCGAGGTCCCTCAAAGGGAGATCCAAGAGGCCTCCTACAGATGGCAGCGCGACGTCGAGGAAGGCCGCCGCAAGATCGTGGGCGTCAACACCCTCCAGGTCAGCGAGAAGGACTCGACCTCGGCCAAGCGGCTCAAGGTCTCGCCCAAGCTCGAGGCGGACCAGGTCAAGCGCCTCCAGGCGTTCCGCAAGTCCCGCGACTCGAAGGCCTCGGCCGCGGCCCTGGACCGTTTGGAGAAGGCCGCCCGGACGCCCGACCAGAACCTTTTCCCGCACATCCTTCATGCCGTCGAGTCCCGCGCGACGATCGGCGAGATCTTCGGGACCCTGCGGTCCGTCTTTGGAGAACATCATGGCGGTTAA